From one Zhongshania sp. R06B22 genomic stretch:
- a CDS encoding hotdog fold domain-containing protein: MNPTLKLWRKLSAYPAGKQIFSKGVCLKAPYFATIKPVFEELETGYAVVRIKERRSLHNHIRSVHAIAMCNLAEVAAGVVSEASMPSGMRWIPAGMTVRYLGSAKGVLRGYATMREIVPGEKGIVPVKVEVKNALGTVVFDAEISMHISPKK; encoded by the coding sequence ATGAATCCGACATTAAAACTTTGGCGCAAACTTTCCGCCTATCCCGCCGGCAAGCAAATATTCTCTAAAGGGGTCTGCCTTAAAGCACCTTACTTCGCTACGATTAAACCGGTTTTTGAAGAGCTGGAAACTGGCTACGCCGTGGTGAGAATTAAAGAGCGGCGCTCATTACACAATCATATTCGGAGCGTTCACGCGATTGCCATGTGCAATTTGGCTGAGGTTGCCGCTGGTGTTGTTAGCGAGGCCTCAATGCCCTCGGGTATGCGTTGGATTCCGGCAGGCATGACGGTGCGCTATCTGGGTTCAGCAAAAGGCGTACTTCGCGGCTATGCAACAATGCGAGAAATTGTCCCCGGTGAGAAAGGCATCGTCCCCGTTAAAGTTGAAGTCAAAAATGCGCTTGGCACTGTAGTTTTTGATGCAGAAATATCCATGCATATTTCGCCTAAAAAATAA
- a CDS encoding pirin family protein — protein sequence MHYFRSAGQRGHASFGWLDSHHSFSFGSYYDPEHMGVSVLRVINDDTVVEGAGFDTHGHRDMEIISYVLEGSVAHVDSMGHRRTVSSGEVQRMSAGSGVTHSEFNASATEKLRFLQIWLRPNVKGIKPEYEQARIPQSKTLTLLVSHDGRDGSLMMHQDASIYRLRLQQNEGSPILLSEGRVGYLHVVSGGAELDDSVLSAGDGLGVYQARELEIIAKSDNFEALWFDLPPEEK from the coding sequence ATGCACTACTTCAGATCAGCAGGGCAGCGCGGCCATGCGAGTTTTGGCTGGCTAGACAGTCATCATAGCTTTTCCTTTGGTAGTTACTACGATCCCGAGCATATGGGCGTGTCTGTGCTGCGGGTGATTAATGATGATACCGTGGTCGAGGGCGCTGGCTTTGATACCCATGGGCATCGCGACATGGAGATTATCTCCTATGTCCTAGAGGGTAGTGTCGCCCATGTTGATAGCATGGGCCACCGACGCACTGTTTCCTCTGGCGAGGTTCAGCGCATGAGTGCCGGTAGCGGTGTTACTCATTCTGAGTTCAATGCATCGGCGACGGAGAAATTACGTTTCTTGCAGATATGGCTGCGGCCTAATGTTAAGGGTATAAAACCTGAGTATGAGCAGGCGCGCATACCACAAAGTAAGACCTTAACGCTTTTGGTAAGCCACGATGGTCGCGACGGCTCCTTAATGATGCATCAAGATGCTTCGATATATCGCCTGCGTTTGCAGCAGAATGAAGGCTCGCCAATATTGTTGAGTGAGGGGCGGGTTGGGTATTTACATGTCGTGTCTGGCGGCGCCGAACTCGATGATAGCGTGTTATCGGCCGGTGATGGTCTCGGCGTTTACCAAGCAAGAGAGCTTGAGATTATAGCCAAGAGTGATAACTTTGAGGCACTGTGGTTTGACCTGCCGCCAGAGGAAAAATAG
- a CDS encoding nitroreductase family protein — protein sequence MSHPPLGRDPKEGVSALFYERWSPRAFANAALDDAAVARLIDAARWSPSCFNAQPWRFYTANASSNADRFGEFLNLLLEGNQSWAKDASVLGFLVGKKHFEHNGKPNASYALDCGAAWMAMTLQARQEGLYTHGMAGIKHADILEHLGLDAEQYEAVMGFAIGKKGEASQLDEGMQDKEFPSPRKPLDEIWLDK from the coding sequence ATGTCTCATCCACCGTTAGGTCGCGACCCGAAAGAGGGTGTATCCGCACTATTTTATGAACGCTGGTCGCCGCGCGCATTTGCCAACGCGGCCCTAGATGACGCTGCGGTGGCCCGCTTGATCGATGCTGCTCGCTGGTCCCCATCCTGTTTTAATGCTCAGCCCTGGCGCTTTTATACCGCCAATGCGAGCAGCAATGCAGACCGTTTTGGCGAATTCCTTAATTTACTATTGGAAGGCAATCAGTCCTGGGCGAAAGACGCCTCTGTTCTTGGCTTTCTTGTTGGCAAAAAACACTTTGAACATAACGGCAAGCCCAATGCGAGTTATGCACTAGATTGCGGTGCCGCGTGGATGGCGATGACCTTGCAAGCGCGCCAAGAAGGTTTATATACCCACGGTATGGCGGGTATAAAACACGCTGACATTTTGGAACACCTTGGCTTAGATGCCGAGCAATATGAAGCGGTTATGGGCTTTGCGATAGGCAAAAAAGGCGAAGCTTCCCAGCTTGACGAAGGCATGCAAGACAAAGAATTTCCATCGCCGCGTAAGCCTTTAGATGAAATTTGGCTAGACAAATAA
- a CDS encoding peptidase M19, whose amino-acid sequence MNTRLLILALLSSALVTGCGGSSSSSSRGGQDNNPPSTETPVTRFDMANNCYALQSAQTNKYLVAGTDGSFTSSASSASAGDALFMQPATLGKYLFYTADQKLLTAGDGAVSAESIASDAAIWTIDLVPGGGSFTIVSDSTSQTMQLDDSGLLIAGPETSGPNSKFKFAPRRNCTSYPEMPTGVSTETFKGNGVDKPIVGFADVHTHMGMSSEMSYAGNVGPSAGGVLYGEVINRFGVDHALENCEDFHGPNGIRDGNNVISLNPTDTHETEGWPTFVGWPRRDYLTHQVMYYKWVERAYLSGLRLMVNHGTNIKALCDVGKTISGNPGADCNDMSVAVKQVEYLYDVQDYVDAQSGGPGKGWYRIVKSPQEAREVINDGKMAVVLGVEVAQVFDCGMTVLPGGTEQANCDQAQIDSEIQRLWDLGVRHVYPFHDINTSLGGAGIFNGDTMNLLNFLDTKAFFKTTECRDYPVDEPSVRTPGTEMTTAIPGSGSDPISQALFEATAGLTPLYPEGKRCNERTVTDLGEYALRALMARGMVIDIDHAAYHSKDIMLDIADEQTPAYPLASSHDAHGGLTSDQVVRMLKNGGTVYPYKGNGIKHKEFLAKLKFWRSKAGITDAQQPLALGYGADANGFGGHPGPRGGDSEPVQYPITLFSGDDWGPQFANFKPVTVDMLVIPESGKYWHIDETGMSHYGLVADFVEEVRLEGGKEALDALYNSAEGYVQMWERAYNRNGN is encoded by the coding sequence ATGAATACTCGTCTATTGATTCTAGCTCTCTTATCCAGCGCCTTAGTCACCGGCTGTGGCGGGTCCAGCTCCTCTAGTTCACGAGGGGGCCAAGACAACAACCCACCAAGCACCGAAACCCCGGTCACCAGATTCGACATGGCCAATAACTGCTATGCATTGCAATCGGCGCAAACAAATAAATATCTTGTCGCGGGCACAGATGGCAGCTTTACCAGCAGCGCCAGTTCAGCTAGCGCGGGCGATGCTCTCTTCATGCAACCGGCTACTTTAGGAAAATATCTGTTTTACACTGCTGACCAAAAGCTACTGACCGCTGGCGATGGCGCAGTAAGCGCAGAGAGCATCGCCAGTGATGCCGCTATTTGGACCATTGATTTAGTGCCCGGCGGTGGCAGCTTTACCATTGTGTCGGACAGCACATCACAAACAATGCAGCTTGATGATAGCGGGCTGCTAATTGCTGGCCCCGAGACCAGCGGCCCCAATTCAAAATTTAAGTTTGCGCCACGCCGCAATTGCACTAGCTACCCTGAAATGCCCACAGGCGTTTCTACCGAAACCTTTAAAGGCAACGGCGTCGACAAACCCATTGTTGGCTTTGCAGATGTTCACACTCATATGGGCATGTCCAGTGAGATGTCTTACGCCGGCAATGTCGGCCCCTCAGCCGGCGGCGTGCTGTACGGCGAAGTCATTAACCGCTTTGGTGTTGATCACGCGCTGGAAAACTGTGAAGACTTTCACGGTCCGAACGGGATTAGGGACGGCAATAATGTTATTAGCCTCAACCCCACCGACACCCACGAAACTGAAGGTTGGCCGACGTTTGTAGGCTGGCCGCGCAGAGACTATTTAACCCACCAGGTTATGTACTACAAATGGGTAGAGCGTGCCTACTTATCTGGCCTGCGCCTGATGGTCAACCACGGCACCAATATCAAAGCACTGTGCGATGTGGGTAAAACGATTTCTGGCAATCCTGGCGCCGACTGCAACGACATGAGCGTGGCCGTAAAGCAGGTTGAATACCTCTATGACGTGCAAGATTATGTAGACGCCCAAAGTGGCGGGCCTGGCAAAGGCTGGTACCGCATTGTTAAAAGCCCACAAGAAGCGCGCGAAGTTATTAACGATGGCAAAATGGCCGTCGTGCTTGGTGTAGAGGTTGCGCAAGTCTTTGACTGCGGCATGACCGTATTACCGGGTGGAACTGAGCAGGCCAATTGTGACCAAGCGCAAATAGACAGTGAAATACAGCGCCTATGGGATCTTGGCGTTCGTCACGTCTACCCCTTCCACGACATAAATACTTCCTTGGGCGGCGCCGGTATATTTAATGGCGACACCATGAACCTGCTCAACTTCCTAGACACCAAAGCCTTCTTTAAAACCACCGAGTGTCGAGACTACCCAGTAGATGAACCCTCGGTTCGGACCCCCGGCACAGAGATGACCACCGCCATTCCAGGCAGCGGTAGCGATCCAATATCTCAAGCTCTCTTTGAAGCCACCGCTGGCCTTACACCGCTTTATCCTGAGGGCAAGCGCTGCAATGAGCGCACAGTAACCGACTTGGGCGAATACGCTCTGCGCGCCTTAATGGCACGCGGCATGGTGATTGATATTGACCACGCCGCCTACCACAGCAAAGACATTATGCTAGACATTGCCGACGAGCAAACACCGGCCTACCCCTTGGCCTCATCTCATGATGCCCACGGCGGTTTAACCAGCGACCAAGTGGTACGCATGTTGAAAAACGGCGGCACGGTTTACCCCTATAAAGGCAACGGCATAAAGCACAAAGAATTTTTGGCAAAATTAAAATTCTGGCGCAGCAAAGCCGGCATCACCGATGCCCAACAACCCTTAGCACTGGGTTACGGCGCTGATGCTAATGGCTTTGGCGGCCATCCCGGCCCCCGCGGCGGCGACTCAGAACCAGTTCAATATCCCATCACGCTATTTAGCGGCGACGACTGGGGGCCGCAATTTGCCAACTTCAAACCCGTCACTGTCGATATGTTAGTGATCCCGGAAAGTGGCAAGTACTGGCATATTGACGAAACCGGTATGTCTCACTACGGTTTGGTTGCCGACTTTGTCGAAGAGGTTAGACTCGAAGGCGGCAAAGAAGCACTCGACGCTTTGTACAATTCTGCTGAAGGCTATGTACAAATGTGGGAGCGCGCCTACAACCGCAACGGAAACTAA
- a CDS encoding MarR family winged helix-turn-helix transcriptional regulator, with translation MTDIPQLKLKNQICHSLYSATNALIRAYRPLLEQLGLTYPQYLVMLALWDQDKVIIKDLVQRTRFDAGTLTPILKRLESKQLVSMIKADEDSRQKLVLLTDTGRKLAQRAKQTPDNISCQIKMAPEDARQLKALAEELYSLVSNSLIEDSANE, from the coding sequence TTGACTGACATCCCCCAACTTAAGCTCAAAAATCAAATTTGCCACTCGCTATATTCGGCGACCAATGCCTTGATTCGCGCGTACCGACCGCTACTAGAACAGCTTGGCCTAACCTATCCTCAATATCTGGTGATGCTGGCGCTGTGGGATCAAGATAAAGTCATCATAAAAGACCTTGTCCAGCGCACTCGCTTCGACGCGGGGACACTCACCCCGATTCTTAAACGACTAGAGAGCAAGCAACTCGTCAGCATGATCAAAGCCGATGAAGATTCCCGCCAAAAACTCGTATTGCTTACCGATACTGGCAGGAAGCTAGCCCAACGAGCCAAGCAAACGCCCGATAATATTAGCTGCCAAATTAAGATGGCGCCGGAAGATGCACGGCAACTCAAGGCCCTGGCCGAAGAGTTATATTCCCTTGTTAGCAACAGCCTCATTGAAGACAGCGCTAATGAGTAA
- a CDS encoding DUF1499 domain-containing protein produces MQIVLGVIGILVVAFLVRVVIEGNRVPELGVKDGKLAAISSKPNNVSSQVDDPKKKVATLAFKNSAAETMSALKAAVAAYGGGSIAAESEDYLYVIFTTSLMRYRDDVEFWLDVDNKLVHYRSSSRAGHSDMGLNRKRYDKIAELYQGL; encoded by the coding sequence GTGCAAATTGTTTTGGGTGTAATCGGGATTCTTGTTGTGGCGTTTCTGGTCCGGGTGGTCATTGAGGGTAATCGCGTGCCTGAGCTGGGCGTGAAGGATGGCAAGCTGGCTGCAATCAGTAGCAAGCCCAATAATGTGTCTTCACAGGTGGACGATCCTAAGAAGAAAGTGGCTACGCTGGCGTTTAAAAATTCGGCGGCCGAAACCATGAGCGCCTTAAAGGCGGCGGTCGCGGCCTATGGCGGTGGCAGTATTGCAGCGGAGTCTGAAGATTATTTGTATGTGATCTTTACCACCTCATTAATGCGCTATCGCGACGACGTCGAATTCTGGCTCGATGTTGACAACAAGCTTGTTCATTATCGATCTTCAAGCCGCGCCGGCCATTCCGATATGGGCTTGAATCGCAAGCGTTACGACAAGATTGCCGAGCTATATCAAGGTCTTTAA
- a CDS encoding dihydrolipoyl dehydrogenase family protein: MKVFDLIVIGSGAAGLTSAFTALGFGKKVLIVEKHRSGGECTWSGCVPSKGLINEASDVHIARQFADIKVDTAAILKRVRLISEGIYEHETPEVLEKAGAVFVQGGAEFVSPNIISVNGEQFQAKKIVIATGSSPMVPPIPGLDAVPFLTNDNFFEQDSLPASMVVLGAGAIGMELSQAMCRLGVKVTVVEMTPEVMFREEPEFSAIIRDKLTAEGVSFYLGAKASKFERSELGVKVYAEQNGKEIIVEAEALLVALGRSPNTADLNLDAAGIETDRGIKVDAYLQTAAKGVYACGDVAGPYLLSHMANFQGKIATMNAVLPIRRKANYEHVAWATFTDPEFARAGLTEAEAREQCGDSIRVYNYDFDKLDRAKTKAGDMGRIKLITSRKGKVLGAHIIGKRAGELIAEVQVMKTLGLNFAKLQGVIHPYPTYADALRQIAQQVFLDNLLNHPVVRFFRWVGGIFKSK, encoded by the coding sequence ATGAAGGTGTTCGATCTGATTGTTATCGGCTCTGGTGCTGCGGGATTGACCTCGGCGTTTACAGCACTGGGCTTTGGCAAAAAAGTCCTGATAGTTGAAAAACACCGCAGTGGTGGTGAGTGTACTTGGTCTGGGTGTGTGCCCAGCAAAGGCCTGATCAATGAGGCAAGCGATGTGCATATTGCTCGTCAGTTTGCCGATATCAAGGTAGATACGGCGGCGATTCTCAAGCGAGTTCGTCTGATTAGCGAGGGTATCTACGAGCACGAAACGCCAGAGGTGTTAGAGAAAGCCGGCGCGGTGTTTGTGCAAGGTGGCGCCGAGTTTGTATCCCCTAATATTATCTCGGTAAACGGCGAGCAATTTCAGGCTAAGAAAATTGTGATCGCCACCGGCTCGTCGCCGATGGTGCCGCCAATACCGGGTTTGGATGCCGTACCGTTTCTGACCAACGACAATTTCTTTGAGCAGGATAGCTTGCCGGCTTCCATGGTCGTATTGGGAGCGGGTGCCATCGGTATGGAATTGTCTCAGGCGATGTGCAGGCTGGGTGTGAAGGTCACGGTCGTTGAAATGACCCCTGAGGTTATGTTTCGAGAAGAGCCGGAATTCTCAGCCATCATTCGCGACAAGCTAACTGCCGAGGGAGTGAGCTTTTATCTGGGTGCCAAGGCGAGCAAATTCGAGCGCAGTGAACTCGGCGTTAAGGTGTATGCCGAGCAGAATGGTAAAGAAATTATTGTAGAGGCCGAAGCCCTATTAGTGGCTTTGGGGCGCTCGCCAAATACCGCTGATCTAAACCTAGACGCGGCCGGTATTGAGACTGATCGCGGTATAAAGGTCGACGCTTATCTGCAGACAGCGGCCAAGGGCGTATATGCCTGCGGCGATGTGGCGGGTCCGTATCTATTGAGTCACATGGCTAATTTTCAGGGCAAGATTGCCACTATGAATGCGGTGTTACCTATTAGGCGCAAAGCCAATTACGAGCATGTGGCTTGGGCGACGTTTACCGACCCCGAATTTGCCCGTGCCGGTTTAACCGAGGCCGAAGCGCGTGAGCAGTGCGGAGATTCGATTCGGGTATATAACTATGATTTCGACAAGCTTGACCGCGCCAAAACCAAGGCCGGTGATATGGGTCGCATAAAGCTCATTACCAGTCGAAAAGGCAAGGTACTCGGTGCTCATATTATTGGCAAACGGGCGGGTGAGCTTATTGCTGAAGTGCAGGTGATGAAAACCCTTGGGCTGAACTTTGCAAAATTACAGGGCGTGATTCATCCCTATCCCACCTATGCAGACGCGCTCCGCCAGATTGCTCAGCAAGTATTTTTAGACAATTTATTGAACCACCCCGTGGTGCGATTTTTCCGCTGGGTCGGCGGTATTTTTAAATCCAAGTAG
- a CDS encoding zinc-dependent alcohol dehydrogenase family protein, with translation MLKAQYKVRGKIPQDVIEAVEFEVPELAEDEALVELIASPINPSDVLTLTGDYGILPPLPAIGGNEGVGKIVKLGGKGPALGQTVMLPVGIGTWSTHMVCKTAQLIPVPNEADPKQLAMMTINPPTALLMLEEFVDLKPGDWVIQNAANSGVGSYLIQLAKIKGLKTINVVRRESAVEGVKALGADVVLVDGPKLAKEVASATGDNLPKLAIDAIGGAATDRLAASVAMGGTLVNYGLMSGEPCQVSATSFVFRDVTLKGFWLARWFRNATPEKQMAVFGQITKYIVEGKLQTKIHAEYPVSEIKHAVAAAAEGGRDGKILVTG, from the coding sequence ATGTTAAAAGCACAGTACAAGGTACGCGGGAAAATTCCCCAAGACGTCATTGAAGCGGTTGAATTTGAGGTGCCCGAGCTGGCAGAAGATGAGGCTTTGGTGGAATTGATCGCGTCACCGATCAACCCGTCTGACGTGCTTACCTTAACGGGTGACTACGGTATATTGCCGCCCCTGCCGGCCATTGGTGGCAATGAAGGTGTGGGTAAAATCGTCAAGCTCGGCGGCAAAGGTCCTGCACTTGGACAAACCGTGATGTTGCCCGTAGGTATAGGTACTTGGTCTACGCACATGGTGTGCAAAACAGCGCAGCTTATTCCGGTTCCTAATGAAGCGGATCCAAAGCAATTGGCGATGATGACCATCAACCCGCCAACCGCGCTTCTGATGCTCGAAGAGTTTGTTGATTTAAAGCCTGGCGACTGGGTGATTCAAAACGCCGCTAACTCTGGTGTGGGCAGCTACCTAATCCAGCTGGCCAAGATTAAAGGTTTGAAGACCATCAATGTGGTGCGCCGCGAGTCCGCTGTTGAAGGCGTTAAAGCCCTGGGTGCAGATGTCGTCCTAGTTGACGGTCCCAAGTTAGCGAAAGAAGTGGCCAGCGCCACTGGTGATAATCTGCCCAAGTTAGCCATTGATGCCATAGGTGGCGCTGCTACCGACAGATTGGCTGCCTCGGTTGCGATGGGCGGTACGCTGGTCAATTACGGTTTAATGAGCGGTGAGCCCTGTCAGGTTTCGGCAACATCCTTTGTATTCCGCGATGTGACCCTAAAAGGCTTCTGGTTGGCCCGCTGGTTCCGCAATGCTACGCCAGAAAAGCAAATGGCGGTGTTTGGCCAAATTACCAAGTACATTGTAGAGGGCAAGCTGCAAACTAAAATACATGCTGAATATCCGGTGAGTGAAATTAAACATGCTGTTGCCGCGGCGGCCGAGGGTGGCCGAGATGGGAAAATATTAGTGACTGGCTGA
- a CDS encoding arylsulfatase codes for MSIHSKNNKMNNRLCLSVFAIALFGLLLATTPVLAQTSPNIVVILVDDAGLMDFEPFGGEARMPSIQRLADQGVRFSNYRTSPLCAPSRAMLLTGVDNHLNGVATIPEVIPKEHEGKPGYSLALEPGVKTIADHLRAAGYRTYMTGKWHMGRRVQDLPVSHGFDRSFALDASGADNWEQKPYMPYYTTAPWYEDDQPATLPEDFYSSAFIVNKMIDYIDADNNTADKSAQPFFAYLAFQAIHIPIQAPREFTEHYDGVYDQGWHVLREQRWQKAKQLGLIPADAALAAMPEGLRDWQKLSDEERRFYTKAMAVNAGMLEAMDHHIGRLINWLEQSGQLENTLFVVTSDNGPEFNDIVNTAGIGLWKVVSGYNSDIDTMGEKGSLASIGPEWASAAASPNKMFKFYSSDGGIRVPLIIAGPTIPQGTMQSSLAMVTDITPTILDYLGLPASLSENDIGITGRSLKPVLNGSREQTYGPSEAVGLEVAGNAALFKGQYKLARNLPPHGDGIWRLYNLHKDPGETSDLAEAEPVVFSTMLADYQQYAATHGVQSMPEGYDALEQIKRNTYKKLFSAYYFYIIPPPLLLLAVLVWLIKRRRRGQ; via the coding sequence ATGAGTATCCATTCTAAAAATAATAAGATGAATAACAGGCTGTGTTTGTCGGTATTTGCCATCGCGCTGTTTGGCCTGCTGCTAGCGACTACCCCGGTACTTGCGCAGACCTCACCGAATATTGTGGTGATTCTTGTTGATGATGCCGGCTTGATGGACTTTGAGCCCTTTGGCGGTGAAGCGCGTATGCCTAGCATTCAACGCTTGGCAGACCAGGGTGTTCGTTTTAGTAACTACCGAACATCGCCGCTTTGCGCACCGTCGCGCGCCATGTTGCTAACGGGTGTTGATAATCATCTTAACGGCGTGGCGACAATCCCCGAAGTCATACCCAAAGAACATGAAGGTAAACCCGGTTACTCGCTAGCCCTTGAGCCGGGTGTAAAAACCATTGCGGATCATTTGCGGGCGGCGGGCTACCGAACGTATATGACGGGCAAATGGCATATGGGGCGGCGAGTTCAAGACTTGCCCGTGAGTCACGGCTTTGACCGCTCCTTTGCTTTAGATGCCTCTGGTGCAGATAACTGGGAACAAAAACCGTATATGCCGTATTACACCACGGCGCCCTGGTATGAAGATGATCAGCCCGCCACCTTGCCAGAAGACTTTTACTCCTCCGCTTTTATCGTCAATAAAATGATCGACTATATTGATGCCGACAACAATACCGCAGATAAAAGCGCGCAACCCTTCTTTGCCTATTTAGCCTTTCAAGCCATTCATATTCCCATTCAAGCGCCAAGAGAATTCACCGAACACTACGACGGTGTTTACGATCAGGGTTGGCATGTATTGCGCGAGCAGCGTTGGCAAAAAGCCAAACAGCTTGGCCTCATTCCCGCTGATGCCGCCTTGGCCGCGATGCCAGAAGGGCTGCGCGATTGGCAAAAGCTCAGTGATGAAGAGCGGCGTTTTTATACTAAAGCCATGGCAGTCAATGCCGGTATGCTCGAAGCCATGGATCATCATATCGGCCGCCTTATCAACTGGCTTGAGCAGAGCGGCCAATTGGAAAATACACTCTTCGTAGTAACGTCTGACAACGGCCCCGAGTTTAACGATATTGTTAATACCGCAGGCATAGGATTGTGGAAAGTAGTCAGTGGCTACAATAGCGATATTGATACCATGGGTGAAAAGGGCAGCTTGGCTTCCATAGGCCCAGAGTGGGCATCCGCGGCGGCATCGCCTAATAAAATGTTTAAATTTTATAGCAGTGATGGCGGTATTCGGGTTCCCCTAATTATTGCAGGACCGACGATACCCCAAGGCACAATGCAATCGTCGCTGGCTATGGTCACCGATATCACACCAACCATATTGGACTATCTCGGTCTGCCTGCATCGCTAAGCGAAAACGATATTGGCATCACCGGTCGCAGCTTAAAGCCGGTGCTAAACGGTAGTCGCGAGCAGACCTATGGGCCCAGCGAAGCCGTCGGGCTGGAAGTGGCGGGTAATGCCGCGCTATTTAAAGGCCAGTATAAATTGGCGCGCAATCTGCCTCCCCACGGCGATGGTATTTGGCGCCTGTACAATCTCCATAAAGATCCCGGTGAAACCAGTGATCTAGCCGAAGCCGAGCCTGTGGTCTTCAGCACCATGCTCGCCGACTACCAGCAGTACGCAGCGACGCACGGCGTGCAGAGCATGCCCGAAGGCTATGACGCCCTTGAACAAATTAAACGCAACACCTATAAAAAACTCTTTAGCGCCTATTACTTCTACATAATTCCGCCACCGCTGTTATTGCTGGCAGTGTTGGTTTGGCTAATCAAGCGTCGGCGGCGAGGGCAATAG
- a CDS encoding iron-containing alcohol dehydrogenase: protein MSKFFRTLLQRTYLALITIPFKLMPSLAYMAFTGQGSTAQLCRHIARQGIRRVLVVSDKPLVNLGIVARAVDVLTEEGVSCTIYDGTLPDPTFAMVDDGLALQAQYNCDAVLAIGGGSSIDCAKTIASAATNGRDATKLVGYFKVKKAPLPLFALPTTSGTGSEATIAAVISDHHSHEKFFIADAKMLPDAVALDADLLLGMPAPITAATGMDALTHAIETYISLWGTDSSDAHGYAAVKMIFEYLPRAYKDGNDAVAREQMSIAAYYAGMAINDAGVGNVHAIAHQLGRHYGTPHGLANALVMPEVLRFMAKTSQQPLAKLGRLIEVATSSDSDLQAAEKFIDAVADLNKRLGVPDQLDRLKEADIPEIAIAAVKECSGYPVPILMSRDDCQAILRTLLSSPEGAPVLAS from the coding sequence ATGAGTAAGTTTTTTAGAACCTTATTGCAGCGCACCTACTTAGCGTTGATTACGATTCCTTTTAAATTGATGCCATCGCTGGCCTATATGGCGTTTACTGGCCAAGGCAGCACCGCGCAACTGTGTCGTCACATTGCGCGCCAGGGCATTCGTAGAGTGTTAGTGGTCAGTGATAAGCCCCTAGTGAACTTGGGTATTGTTGCCCGGGCGGTGGATGTCCTTACCGAAGAAGGGGTTAGCTGCACAATTTATGACGGCACCTTGCCTGACCCAACCTTTGCCATGGTCGATGACGGATTAGCACTGCAGGCGCAATACAATTGCGACGCGGTACTGGCGATTGGCGGTGGTTCATCTATTGACTGCGCTAAAACCATTGCATCGGCAGCAACCAACGGCAGAGATGCCACTAAACTGGTTGGCTATTTCAAAGTTAAGAAAGCTCCTTTGCCACTTTTTGCTTTACCAACAACCTCAGGCACTGGCTCAGAGGCGACTATTGCTGCGGTTATCTCTGATCACCACAGCCATGAGAAATTCTTTATTGCCGACGCCAAAATGCTGCCAGACGCGGTTGCCCTAGATGCCGATTTACTACTCGGTATGCCCGCGCCGATTACCGCCGCAACAGGAATGGATGCCTTAACCCACGCAATCGAAACGTACATTAGCCTGTGGGGTACAGACAGCAGTGACGCCCATGGTTACGCCGCTGTAAAAATGATTTTTGAATATTTGCCCCGCGCTTATAAAGACGGTAACGATGCGGTAGCTAGAGAGCAAATGTCGATTGCCGCCTACTATGCCGGCATGGCAATTAACGATGCTGGCGTGGGTAATGTGCACGCTATTGCTCACCAGTTGGGGCGTCACTATGGCACGCCTCACGGCTTAGCTAATGCTTTGGTCATGCCAGAAGTTCTGCGCTTTATGGCCAAGACGTCGCAACAGCCACTGGCTAAACTAGGACGACTTATTGAAGTCGCCACTAGCAGCGATAGCGATCTGCAAGCAGCTGAAAAATTCATTGATGCCGTTGCAGATTTAAATAAACGCCTAGGTGTGCCCGATCAACTGGATCGTTTAAAGGAAGCGGATATTCCAGAAATTGCCATCGCAGCAGTAAAAGAATGCTCAGGCTACCCGGTCCCTATTTTGATGAGCCGTGACGATTGCCAAGCTATCTTACGTACTCTGCTAAGCAGCCCAGAAGGTGCACCAGTGCTAGCCTCATGA
- a CDS encoding DUF4124 domain-containing protein — translation MQIVRFAFAIVAICLGSAVSAEVYQWTDSNGRVQYSDVKPSDGTPYKSRHEFDLPYLHRADPVKPQRYSPPTKPKTSRPQATMIERQRIGRSRDDSYPCKGYLEALEQIQDRMRRGYNVRQSNYYREKKRDISDRYYKECR, via the coding sequence ATGCAGATTGTTAGGTTTGCGTTTGCGATAGTTGCTATTTGTCTTGGTTCGGCGGTATCGGCAGAAGTCTATCAATGGACAGATTCAAATGGCCGCGTTCAATACTCGGACGTGAAGCCTAGCGATGGCACGCCATATAAGTCACGGCATGAGTTTGACTTGCCCTACCTTCATCGCGCCGATCCAGTAAAACCTCAGCGGTATTCCCCGCCCACAAAACCCAAAACATCTAGGCCGCAAGCAACAATGATTGAGCGACAACGTATTGGGCGCTCTAGGGATGATTCTTACCCGTGCAAAGGGTATTTGGAAGCATTGGAGCAAATACAAGACAGGATGCGTCGAGGTTACAATGTGCGCCAGAGCAATTACTATCGTGAGAAAAAACGTGATATCTCAGACCGCTACTACAAAGAGTGCCGCTAG